One window from the genome of Perca flavescens isolate YP-PL-M2 chromosome 17, PFLA_1.0, whole genome shotgun sequence encodes:
- the eml4 gene encoding echinoderm microtubule-associated protein-like 4 isoform X1, translated as MDGFTGSLDDSMSGASVSDVNDRLSSLELRVQQQEDELTVMKAALADVLRRLAASEVSAAAAKKQPTGKGGGASLREAYSMSCISNGATPARKRESTSVTRKGTLSSAAKSGADRKNEVSSSPMEEIREGEELSRPRDPPLSPSSPLPLTPQQQRPAPSADSSKGHAPPKRGNSVKRSSGMERSQSSNFDTSEENRNKLVKAASTSKLLAKVVKNANRHKDPVVSQAKMSTREKNSQAEGNHIKMFMRGRPITMFIPSDVENYDDVRTELPSERLKLEWVYGYRGRDCRANVYLLPTGEIVYFIASVVALFNYEERTQRHYLGHTDCVKCLAIHPDKIRIATGQIAGVDKDGRALQPHVRVWDSVSLSTLQVVGLGTFERGVGSLAFSKADSGQHLSVIDDCNDHMLTVWDWQKKSKIAEIKTTNEVVLAVEFHPTDPNTIVTCGKSHIFFWTWTGNSLARKQGIFGKYEKPKFVQCLAFLSSGDILTGDSGGILLVWTRSAADTPGKGPRAFQISRQVKGHEGSVFCLCEMRSGTLLTGGGKDRKIILWDHELRTERDIEVPDQYGTIRALSEGKGEEFLVGTSRNFILRGSFNDGFLVEVQGHTDELWGLASHPSSSVFLTCAQDRLVCVWSSEDHRLQWSRTLEEHGHCADFHPSGAVVAIGTHSGKWYVLDAETTDLVAIHTDGNEQLSVMRFSVDGTLLAVGSHDNFIYLYNVSERGRKYSRYGKCSGHSSYITHLDWSPDNNFIMSNSGDYEILYWDVPNGCKLIRNRSECKDIDWASYTCVLGYHVFGVWPEGSDGTDINALIRSHNRKVIALADDFCKVHLFAYPCSTPKAPSHKYSAHSSHVTNVSFLFNDSHLISTGGKDTSIMQWRLVEKSSLSLPDGLLSNSAPHRPDPLFTPPTAAAATPTQDPRPPPTATPTQDPPPQPTANGTQEASPDSPPATDLAPALSALTPPPAELTPPPSDSTLSLKDSLEPSDDTATPPLTPPS; from the exons GGGGCGGAGCCTCTCTGCGTGAGGCCTACTCCATGTCCTGCATCTCTAACGGAGCCACACCAGCACGCAAGAGAGAGTCCACCTCAGTCACCAGGAAGGGAACACTGTCCTCAGCCGCCaagag cgGAGCGGACAGGAAGAATGAGGTCAGCAGCTCTCCGATGGAGGAGATCCGGGAGGGGGAGGAGCTTTCTCGCCCTAGGGACCCGCCCCTCTCCccttcctcccccctccccctaaCCCCCCAGCAACAGAGACCAGCTCCGTCCGCTGACAGCAGTAAAGGCCACGCCCCCCCCAAAAG aggAAACAGTGTGAAGCGTTCCTCAGGGATGGAGCGTTCTCAGAGCAGCAACTTCGacacttcagaggaaaacaggAACAAACTTGTGAAAGCTGCGTCAACATCCAAGCTGCTCGCCAAGGTGGTGAAGAATgccaacag ACATAAAGACCCAGTTGTCAGTCAAG CCAAAATGTCgacaagagagaaaaacagcCAAGCTG AGGGGAACCACATTAAGATGTTCATGCGTGGGCGACCAATCACGATGTTCATCCCTTCAGACGTGGAGAACTACGACGACGTTCGGACAGAACTTCCTTCAGAAAGACTCAAGCTGGAGTGGGT CTATGGTTACCGCGGCAGAGACTGCCGAGCGAATGTTTACCTCCTTCCGACGGGGGAAATCGTCTACTTCATCGCCTCGGTCGTGGCTCTGTTTAACTACGAAGAGCGGACCCAGAGACATTACCTCGGACACACCGACTGTGTCAAGTG TCTGGCCATCCATCCAGATAAGATCCGCATTGCTACGGGACAAATCGCAGGAGTGGACAAAGACGGACGG GCGCTGCAGCCTCACGTTCGTGTCTGGGACAGCGTCAGTCTCTCCACGCTGCAGGTTGTCGGGTTGGGAACGTTTGAGCGTGGCGTTGGCTCGCTGGCTTTCTCCAAAGCT GACTCGGGGCAGCACCTGAGCGTTATCGACGACTGTAACGATCACATGCTGACTGTTTGGGATTGGCAGAAGAAGTCAAAGATTGCTGAGATCAAG ACCACTAACGAGGTCGTCCTGGCCGTCGAGTTCCACCCGACCGACCCGAACACCATCGTCACCTGTGGGAAGTCCCACATCTTCTTCTGGACCTGGACTGGGAACTCTCTGGCTCGCAAACAGGGGATCTTCGGG aAATACGAGAAGCCGAAGTTCGTCCAGTGTCTGGCCTTCCTGAGTTCTGGAGACATCCTGACTGGAGACTCTGGAGGAATCCTGCTGGTCTGGACCAGGAGTGCTGCCGACACCCCCGGAAAGGGCCCCCGAG cgttTCAGATCAGCCggcaggtcaaaggtcacgaGGGCAGTGTGTTCTGTCTGTGTGAGATGCGGAGCGGCACTCTGCTAACTGGAGGAGGAAAAGACCGCAAGATCATCCTCTGGGACCACGAactgagaacagagagagacatcgag GTCCCAGATCAGTATGGAACCATCCGAGCGCTGTCTGAGGGGAAAGGGGAGGAGTTTTTGGTCGGGACGTCCCGTAACTTTATCCTGAGAGGAAGCTTCAACGACGGCTTCCTGGTGGAGGTCCAG GGTCACACAGACGAGCTGTGGGGTCTGGCGTCCCACCCGTCGTCCTCGGTGTTTCTGACGTGTGCTCAGGACCGCCTCGTCTGCGTCTGGAGCTCCGAGGATCACCGTCTGCAGTGGAGCCGCACGCTGGAG GAACACGGACACTGTGCAGACTTCCATCCCAGCGGAGCCGTGGTCGCCATAGGAACACACTCAGGAAA GTGGTATGTTCTGGATGCGGAGACCACTGACCTGGTGGCGATCCACACCGATGGGAACGAGCAGCTGTCCGTGATGCGTTTCTCCGTCG atGGCACCCTGTTGGCTGTTGGATCTCACGATAACTTTATTTACCTCTACAACGTCTCCGAGAGAGGACGCAAGTACAGCCGCTACGGGAAGTGCTCG GGACACTCGAGTTACATCACCCACCTGGACTGGTCACCTGACAACAACTTCATCATGTCCAACTCTGGAGACTACGAGATCCTGTACT gGGACGTTCCTAACGGCTGTAAACTGATCAGAAACCGCTCCGAGTGCAAAGACATCGACTGGGCGAGCTACACCTGCGTGCTGGGATACCACGTCTTCG gtgtttGGCCCGAGGGTTCGGACGGCACCGACATCAACGCTCTGATCAGATCTCACAACAGGAAGGTGATCGCTCTCGCTGACGACTTCTGCAAAGTTCACCTGTTCGCCTACCCATGCTCCACGCCCAAg gcTCCCAGCCATAAGTATAGCGCCCACAGCAGTCATGTGACCAACGTCAGCTTCCTGTTTAACGACAGTCACCTGATCTCGACGGGGGGGAAGGACACCAGCATCATGCAGTGGCGTCTGGTGGAGAAATCTTCTCTCTCGCTGCCGGACGGCCTGCTCTCTAACTCCGCCCCCCACCGGCCCGACCCGCTGTTTACCCCCCCCACTGCTGCTGCAGCCACGCCCACACAGGACCCCCGCCCTCCGCCCACAGCCACGCCCACGCAGGACCCCCCCCCTCAGCCGACAGCCAATGGGACGCAAGAAGCGTCCCCGGACTCGCCTCCGGCCACAGATCTGGCCCCGGCGCTGTCAGCGTTAACCCCGCCCCCCGCTGAGTTAACTCCACCCCCCTCAGACAGCACTCTGAGTCTGAAGGACAGCCTGGAGCCCAGCGATGACACGGCCACgccccccctcacccccccctCCTAG
- the eml4 gene encoding echinoderm microtubule-associated protein-like 4 isoform X2, which translates to MDGFTGSLDDSMSGASVSDVNDRLSSLELRVQQQEDELTVMKAALADVLRRLAASEVSAAAAKKQPTGKGGGASLREAYSMSCISNGATPARKRESTSVTRKGTLSSAAKRGNSVKRSSGMERSQSSNFDTSEENRNKLVKAASTSKLLAKVVKNANRHKDPVVSQAKMSTREKNSQAEGNHIKMFMRGRPITMFIPSDVENYDDVRTELPSERLKLEWVYGYRGRDCRANVYLLPTGEIVYFIASVVALFNYEERTQRHYLGHTDCVKCLAIHPDKIRIATGQIAGVDKDGRALQPHVRVWDSVSLSTLQVVGLGTFERGVGSLAFSKADSGQHLSVIDDCNDHMLTVWDWQKKSKIAEIKTTNEVVLAVEFHPTDPNTIVTCGKSHIFFWTWTGNSLARKQGIFGKYEKPKFVQCLAFLSSGDILTGDSGGILLVWTRSAADTPGKGPRAFQISRQVKGHEGSVFCLCEMRSGTLLTGGGKDRKIILWDHELRTERDIEVPDQYGTIRALSEGKGEEFLVGTSRNFILRGSFNDGFLVEVQGHTDELWGLASHPSSSVFLTCAQDRLVCVWSSEDHRLQWSRTLEEHGHCADFHPSGAVVAIGTHSGKWYVLDAETTDLVAIHTDGNEQLSVMRFSVDGTLLAVGSHDNFIYLYNVSERGRKYSRYGKCSGHSSYITHLDWSPDNNFIMSNSGDYEILYWDVPNGCKLIRNRSECKDIDWASYTCVLGYHVFGVWPEGSDGTDINALIRSHNRKVIALADDFCKVHLFAYPCSTPKAPSHKYSAHSSHVTNVSFLFNDSHLISTGGKDTSIMQWRLVEKSSLSLPDGLLSNSAPHRPDPLFTPPTAAAATPTQDPRPPPTATPTQDPPPQPTANGTQEASPDSPPATDLAPALSALTPPPAELTPPPSDSTLSLKDSLEPSDDTATPPLTPPS; encoded by the exons GGGGCGGAGCCTCTCTGCGTGAGGCCTACTCCATGTCCTGCATCTCTAACGGAGCCACACCAGCACGCAAGAGAGAGTCCACCTCAGTCACCAGGAAGGGAACACTGTCCTCAGCCGCCaagag aggAAACAGTGTGAAGCGTTCCTCAGGGATGGAGCGTTCTCAGAGCAGCAACTTCGacacttcagaggaaaacaggAACAAACTTGTGAAAGCTGCGTCAACATCCAAGCTGCTCGCCAAGGTGGTGAAGAATgccaacag ACATAAAGACCCAGTTGTCAGTCAAG CCAAAATGTCgacaagagagaaaaacagcCAAGCTG AGGGGAACCACATTAAGATGTTCATGCGTGGGCGACCAATCACGATGTTCATCCCTTCAGACGTGGAGAACTACGACGACGTTCGGACAGAACTTCCTTCAGAAAGACTCAAGCTGGAGTGGGT CTATGGTTACCGCGGCAGAGACTGCCGAGCGAATGTTTACCTCCTTCCGACGGGGGAAATCGTCTACTTCATCGCCTCGGTCGTGGCTCTGTTTAACTACGAAGAGCGGACCCAGAGACATTACCTCGGACACACCGACTGTGTCAAGTG TCTGGCCATCCATCCAGATAAGATCCGCATTGCTACGGGACAAATCGCAGGAGTGGACAAAGACGGACGG GCGCTGCAGCCTCACGTTCGTGTCTGGGACAGCGTCAGTCTCTCCACGCTGCAGGTTGTCGGGTTGGGAACGTTTGAGCGTGGCGTTGGCTCGCTGGCTTTCTCCAAAGCT GACTCGGGGCAGCACCTGAGCGTTATCGACGACTGTAACGATCACATGCTGACTGTTTGGGATTGGCAGAAGAAGTCAAAGATTGCTGAGATCAAG ACCACTAACGAGGTCGTCCTGGCCGTCGAGTTCCACCCGACCGACCCGAACACCATCGTCACCTGTGGGAAGTCCCACATCTTCTTCTGGACCTGGACTGGGAACTCTCTGGCTCGCAAACAGGGGATCTTCGGG aAATACGAGAAGCCGAAGTTCGTCCAGTGTCTGGCCTTCCTGAGTTCTGGAGACATCCTGACTGGAGACTCTGGAGGAATCCTGCTGGTCTGGACCAGGAGTGCTGCCGACACCCCCGGAAAGGGCCCCCGAG cgttTCAGATCAGCCggcaggtcaaaggtcacgaGGGCAGTGTGTTCTGTCTGTGTGAGATGCGGAGCGGCACTCTGCTAACTGGAGGAGGAAAAGACCGCAAGATCATCCTCTGGGACCACGAactgagaacagagagagacatcgag GTCCCAGATCAGTATGGAACCATCCGAGCGCTGTCTGAGGGGAAAGGGGAGGAGTTTTTGGTCGGGACGTCCCGTAACTTTATCCTGAGAGGAAGCTTCAACGACGGCTTCCTGGTGGAGGTCCAG GGTCACACAGACGAGCTGTGGGGTCTGGCGTCCCACCCGTCGTCCTCGGTGTTTCTGACGTGTGCTCAGGACCGCCTCGTCTGCGTCTGGAGCTCCGAGGATCACCGTCTGCAGTGGAGCCGCACGCTGGAG GAACACGGACACTGTGCAGACTTCCATCCCAGCGGAGCCGTGGTCGCCATAGGAACACACTCAGGAAA GTGGTATGTTCTGGATGCGGAGACCACTGACCTGGTGGCGATCCACACCGATGGGAACGAGCAGCTGTCCGTGATGCGTTTCTCCGTCG atGGCACCCTGTTGGCTGTTGGATCTCACGATAACTTTATTTACCTCTACAACGTCTCCGAGAGAGGACGCAAGTACAGCCGCTACGGGAAGTGCTCG GGACACTCGAGTTACATCACCCACCTGGACTGGTCACCTGACAACAACTTCATCATGTCCAACTCTGGAGACTACGAGATCCTGTACT gGGACGTTCCTAACGGCTGTAAACTGATCAGAAACCGCTCCGAGTGCAAAGACATCGACTGGGCGAGCTACACCTGCGTGCTGGGATACCACGTCTTCG gtgtttGGCCCGAGGGTTCGGACGGCACCGACATCAACGCTCTGATCAGATCTCACAACAGGAAGGTGATCGCTCTCGCTGACGACTTCTGCAAAGTTCACCTGTTCGCCTACCCATGCTCCACGCCCAAg gcTCCCAGCCATAAGTATAGCGCCCACAGCAGTCATGTGACCAACGTCAGCTTCCTGTTTAACGACAGTCACCTGATCTCGACGGGGGGGAAGGACACCAGCATCATGCAGTGGCGTCTGGTGGAGAAATCTTCTCTCTCGCTGCCGGACGGCCTGCTCTCTAACTCCGCCCCCCACCGGCCCGACCCGCTGTTTACCCCCCCCACTGCTGCTGCAGCCACGCCCACACAGGACCCCCGCCCTCCGCCCACAGCCACGCCCACGCAGGACCCCCCCCCTCAGCCGACAGCCAATGGGACGCAAGAAGCGTCCCCGGACTCGCCTCCGGCCACAGATCTGGCCCCGGCGCTGTCAGCGTTAACCCCGCCCCCCGCTGAGTTAACTCCACCCCCCTCAGACAGCACTCTGAGTCTGAAGGACAGCCTGGAGCCCAGCGATGACACGGCCACgccccccctcacccccccctCCTAG
- the LOC114572625 gene encoding uncharacterized protein LOC114572625 has protein sequence MKIYLLLLLLLPLCSALEPSYIECIGHDFLMVNNLLIHCSSKVQQACYTRDNGEKGCTQLESCSKPGWTCCYTNRCNA, from the exons ATGAAGAtttatctgctgctgctgttgctgctgccgcTCTGCTCAG cacTGGAGCCATCTTACATCGAGTGTATCGGTCATGACTTCCTGATGGTCAACAACCTGCTGATTCACTGCAGCAGCAAAGTCCAACAAGCCTGCTACACCCGAG ATAACGGAGAGAAAGGCTGCACTCAGCTGGAGAGCTGCTCCAAACCCGGCTGGACCTGTTGCTATACCAACCGCTGCAACGCCTGA